The following DNA comes from Harpia harpyja isolate bHarHar1 chromosome 20, bHarHar1 primary haplotype, whole genome shotgun sequence.
CAAGCAAGAGCATCTGCAAAGCTGGTGGTGTGGCACCTCTAACGCAATCGGCAGTGATTTTATTCTACGGAAGAACAATTCACACCCACAACAGCAAACCTCAGCTGGGAGAATGAAGTACTGCCCACCGTAGAAGAAGGTGAGGTTGGAGACTGTgaatgtgcacaagtccatggaacCTGATGAGATACATCtgagggtcctgagggaattggcagaTGAAGTTGCCAAGCCACTATCCCTCATATTGGAAAAGTCACGACAGACCGGTgaagttcccagtgactggaaaaggggaaacataacccccatttttcaaaagggaaaaaaaggaagacctgggcaACTACAGGCCAGACAGTCTCCCTTCTGTGCCTGGCAAGACCGtgaagcagatcctcctggaaattaTGCTACGGCACATGGAAAACAgcgaggtgactggtgacagccaacgtGGCTTCACTAATGGCAagtcatgcctgacaaatttctGGTGGTCTTCTATtgcagggttacagcattggtggataagggaagatgactgacatcatctacctggacttgtgcaaagcatttgatactgtcccacacaacatccctGCCTCcaaaatggagagacatggatttgacctGTGGACcatttggtggataaggaattggctggatggtcacactcaaagagttgcgctCAGCGGCTCAATGTCTGGGTGGAGATCAGCAACGAGTGGTGTCCTTCAGGGGCCTGTATGGAGAACAGCATTACTTAACATCTTCGTCGGGgccatggacagtgggattgagtgaaccctcagcaagtttgcagatgacaccaagctgagtgctgCGGTTCATACTCCAGAggcaagggatgccatccagagggaccttgacaggcttgagagctgggcccgtgcaaacctcaggaagttcaacaaggccgagcacaaggtcctgcacctgggttggggcaatcccaaacatggatacagcCCTGGCAATGAGtggattaagagcagccctgtggaCATGGACTTGGGGGTACGGGTGGATGAAAAagtgaatatgagccagcaacgtgtgcTCACAGCCTAGAAAGCCAATCATGTCTCGTGcggcatcaaaagaagtgtggctccCAGGTTGGGgaaggtgattctctccctctactctcCTCTTGTGatgccccacctggagtactctgttcagctctggggcacacagcataagaaagacatggtcctgctcgagcgggtccagaggagggccacaaagatgatcagggggctgcaGCACCTCCCCTATGACAGGCTGAGACacttggggttgtttagcctggagaagagaaggctccgcgGAGACCTTATAGCATCCTTCCACTACTTAAAGGGGGCATACACCAAAGATAGGGAGGGACTTTTTCTAAGGGAGTGTAGTGATAAGATGAAGCGTAAtggttttaatctgaaagagggtagTTTTAGATTAGATACCAGGAGAAATTATCTGctgtaagggtggtgagacactggaacaggttcccagAGGACTTGTGGATGCCCCTtgcctggaagtgtccaaggccaggttggatggggctttgagcaacctgatatactggaaaatgtccctgctcattgcagggggtttggaactacatcatctttaaggtcccctccaacccaaaccattctgtgattctacgatcATGGCAGCATCAACAGCTGTGGAAGCTGCTATAGATGCCCACCGCTACACAAGGACAGCAGGTTGAAACACTACCCTCCAACAACATCTTTCCCAAAACAGGAGCAAAAAGGTTCATCAGACAGTATTCAGCAGTCTGCATGTCACCCCCTCCTACCAACACACTGCCTACGGCAatcaggcagcagcacaagggaCTGTCTCTCCTGGGAGATAGTAGTACTACATTGTGGGCATTTCAATACCATGTAACTACCTCAAGACCCAGAAGGCCTCCAGCTCCAGATTCTTGGAGCCTGGAGAAGAATCCTGGGCGGGAACACTCTCTGCCCATCCTGCCTCATGCTTTCCTCTAGGCAGCCTCCACTCCCCACTCTCCAACATGCGTTCTCAAGAAAAGCACGCATCTCCCATTCTTGTCTTCTTATGGCATAGGCCATGGAATTCCCAAGGATTTCCGGTTCCCACAGACAGGTCTTCCCACTGCTCAAAATCACCCTTCACATCAGGAAATGCCCAGGCCCTACTCAATGCCAGTGCCAGAATCACCTCCATGACATGACACAGTTTCCTTTCCCGGCTCAATCCAACTTTTGCCTATGCTTCCCATCAATGAGACCACTGTAGAAAACACACAGAGGTATCACGTACACAGTGTCAGCAAACTCTCTGCTGATGACCCATCACGTCTGGCAATGCTTCAGCTATCTCCAAGGGAAATGTTGCAGACCTGGGAGCAAGACTATTTCTACGTGTGACATTGTGACAGCTCTAAATGGCAACAGCATCAATTTCTTGCTCTGAAAAAGCAACCCAACTGTTGATGAGCACCCCACTGCAACAGATGATATTGACTACGTAGGAgaatctggtttgggttttgttttgctgggtttattttgtttgggcTTGTTCGGTTTcgattgtttatttgtttgtttgtttgttttccccaagaAGATGTTTCCAGGGCTTCTGTAACCATGAGGCTGTTGATTCAAATATTAGAAGAACATCAAAACAGACCAGTGTATGTCACATGACTTCTCTGGCCACGAACAAGAGACCAAAACCTGGGGGATGCtggaaacaacaaaataaaaaggaaattccCGTCTCTAACACCTACCTTGTTGGGTGACACTCTTCTCCCTCAACACTTTACACTAGCAACTAGCGTTACAAcgcacttggaaaaaaacagaggaaaagtccGTATTGCCTCCCCTACTTTCATAATTCCTCCAGTAGGCAAACAGAAATGGAGACATTACACCACGGGGAGAGAAGACCCTGAACACCCAACTGTCACCTTCCATCACAACGCTCGCAGAAGGGAATCAAATAAGGACGAGGACAGAGTTTGCGACAGGAAACCACAGCGGATACCAGCACGGTCAGCAAAAAGCAACTCTAAGAAGCAGTACATAGTGCCTGCGGGACTGCCACCACCACAGCCTGCGTGTCTGGCACCCCTTCAGCAAGCTCGGGTggaaatgctgcacagcagcaagcCCAAGCGTCCGCAAAGCTGATGTCGTGGCACCTCACATCGCAGTCGGCAGGGATTTCATTCCGCGGGACAACAGCCCACAGCCACGACCACAAAGCTCAGCTGCGGACGGCCACCGCTGCGGGGTGCGGCAACACCTTGCTTGCTTCCTCCCCCACAGCGAGACCCCGGGCGCTCCGGCAAGGACGCGAAGGTCCCGTGAACACCCTTAAGAAGCACCCGCCaagcccccgccgcccgcgggcccCGGCGGCTGAGCCCGGCTCCCACCAGCGCCTGCCCAGGGGCCGGGCGACAAGGGCCACAAGAAGGGGGAAGGGGCGAGAGGCGACAAAGGGAGGGCCACTGACCGTGTCCACGAGAGCGGGCGGCTCCGGCTGCGTCTCCttcgccgcggggccgggcggcggcgggaagtTGGGGCTGAAAACCATCAGGTCGCTCTTGCCCGCGCCCTCCGCCACGCACAGGCTCCGGCTCTGGCGCTGCGAGTACGACCAGCTCCCCACTTCGCTGGCGCACACCAGCGTCGCCGGCCCGGGCCCCGACAGCACGGCCGCCCGCGGCGCCCACCGCGACGCCCCGTACAGCACCACCGCCAGCAGGAACAGGCTCGACACCGCGCAGATGGCCACCACCAGCCACACGttcgtcgccgccgccgccgccgccgccgccgccgcgccgccctccgcgcccgccgccggccgcagccccgccccCGACGAGGACGAGCCCgcggccgccagcgccgcctCGGCGCCCTCCACCAGCGACACGCTCAGCGTGGCCGTGGCCGAGCGCGCCGGCTCCCCGTGGTCCCGCACCACGATCACCAGCCTCTGCCGCGGGCCGTCCGCCTCCTCCAGCGCCCGCGCCGTGCTCACCTCGCCGCTGTACAGCCCCACGCGGAACGGGCCCTTCCCCCGCGGCTCCCACAGCTCGTAGCGCAGCCACGCGTTGTAGCCCGAGTCCGCGTCCACCGCGCGGATCTTCGCCACCAcctgccccgccggcgcccccCACGCCGCCCACGCCCACAACgcccccgagcccgagcccgagcccgagcccggcCCCGACGCCGCCGAGCCCGCCGCCCCGCcacccggcccgcccccggcAGGCGGCAGCAGCGCCGGCGCGTTGTCGTTCTCGTCCACCACGAAGAGCTGCACCGTGGCGTTGCCGCACAGCGGCGGCTCCCCCGCGTCCACCGCCCGCACCTCGAACTGCAGCACCTGCACCTCCTCGTAGTCCAACGGCTGCAGCGCCCGCAGCCGCCCGCTCTCCGCGTCCACCGACACGTAGCTCGACGCCGCCCGCCACCCCCCGCCCGCCACCGCGCCCCCGCCCACGCCCTCCGCCACCGAGTAGCTCACGCGCCCGTTGCCCGCCTCGTCCGGGTCCCGCGCCCACAGCCGCGCCAGCTCCGCGCCCGCCGCGTTGTTCTCCCGCGCCAGCACCGTGTACACGGCCTGCGCGAACGccggcgcgttgtcgttcacgTCCGACACCGGCACCCGCAGCCCGCGGCTGGCGCGCAGCGCCGGCGCCCCGCCGTCCTCCGCCCGCACCTCCACCTCGTACTCCGACACCCGCTCCCGGTCCAGCGCCTCCCGCAGCACCAGCGAGTACGAGCCCGCGAACGTCGCCACCAGCCCGAACGGCGCCGCCGGCCACACCGCGCAGCGCACCCGCCCGTTCGCCCCCGAGTCCCGGTCCGACACGCTCAGCAGCGCCACCACCGTCCCCACCGCCGCGTCCTCCGGCACCGGCACCGACAGCGACGTCACCCACACCTccggcgcgttgtcgttcacgTCCAGCACCTCCAGCTCCACGCTGCAGTGACCTGACAGCGGGGGCCAACCTTTGTCTCTCGCGTCGATCTCGAGGTCATACGACTGAACGTCCTCGAAATCCAGGTCACCAGCAGTCCGTATTTCCCCGGATTTCCTGTTAATTATGAAAAGGTCCTGAACTTTGCTTGGAACAGTGTCGCTAAACGAATAATGTATCTCCCGATTAATTCCTTCGTCTTTATCTGTCGCTGTTAGCTGGAAAAACACAGTTCCCGGGGCAGCGCTCTCCGGCAGCTGCACTTTATACACCGACTGGTTGAACTGGGGCGCGTTGTCGTTGGCGTCCAGCACCGAGATCACCAGCTCCATCGTGCCCGTCAGCGACGGACGGCCCCCGTCACTCGCCGTCAACACCAAACGGTGCTCAGGCATCGTCTCGCGGTCCAGCGGTCTCCTTAATACAAGGActacaagaattttattttcgTCTTTGGATTTCACTTCCAAACCGAATTGCTCGCTGGGGCTGAGGGTATAGGAGAGCTGCGCGTTGGCTCCGACATCTGCATCCGACGCGCCCTCCAGCGGGAACCGAGAACCCGGCGGGGAGTTCTCCGGTAAAGTGAGGTTTTTCCGGGCGGCGGGGAAGAGCGGGGCGTTGTCGTTGATGTCGGTCACCTCCAGCTCCACGTGGAAGACGCGCAGCGGCCgctccaccagcacctccaggcGCAGGGCGCACGGCGCGCTCTTCCCGCACAGCTCCTCCCGGTCCAGCCGCGAGCTCACCACCAGCGCCCCGCTcgccccgctcacctccacgCTCGCCCGCCGGCCCTGCGCCACCAGCCGCAGCCGACGCGCCTCCGGCTCGCCCGCCTCCAGGCCCAGGTCCTGCGCCAGCCGGCCCACCACCGTCCCGGCCTTGGCTTCCTCCGGCACCGAGTAGCGCACCTGCCCGCCGCCCAGCGCCCAGGCCgcctgcagcaccagcacccGCACCACGGGCCCCCAGCACACgcccatcgccgccgccgcccgcacgGGCCCCGCacggctccccgccgccgcccggacGCACCGGCTCTcctgcccgccccgcgccgcccccccgcGCTCACAGCCGGGCTCTCCGCCGCACCGGGGCGGAGCCGCCTCACCGCTCCCACGCCGTTTCTGAGCCTGCAGCGACACCGTGTGCTGCTCCGACGCCTCGCACGCTCCCCACGATCGCCAGCCCGCCGCCTCTCGCCTCGCTTCCTTCCGTGCTCCTCCTgctttgcctccttcctttcttttcccttcctccttgcgtctttcctctttccttcgtcctttcttctttcctccttcaatTAATTACCTCTTCTTATAACGCGTTTCTCGcgttcttccttcctttcctgccacttttccttctcttctttctcttccgtCTTCTCTTTACaacctctttctgctttcttctctttccaccTTCGAtgtcctctttctgctcttccttctccttttcgtTCTTGCCCTGACGTGCCCAAGTCTTtactcccctttcccttctccttccatcCTTCGCTCTTCTTTACCCCCGCTGGCAGCTCGCCAGTCGCCTCCGGCGCCGCGGCGGAGACCCTCAAAGCTGCAGCGCGGTACTCTAACCGAGGCGCAGGCTGTTAGGGACCAACTCTCTTCAGCGTCTAGAGCTAAGGTCGGTGCCTTTTGGTAATCTCCTCTACCGacacttccttccttccttgctctcCCTCACCACCTTTCTGTGTACAGTCATAGCGTCCGTGCATGCTAGTAAACTCATTTATCGttacttgctttattttctttctctccattgcTTGCTTCcttcttgtttcattttctttctctctgtcctgtcttccttccttctctgctttctctttctcccttcccctcttttccctgtccgtccctccccttctccttccctctttgcCTCTTCCTTGTCTCCTTTACCAACATGTTTTCCATATGACTACCTCACCCTCGCCATGAAGCACGGACATGCCCTCTGGCAAGAGCTCTCATTTCCCTTCCTCACCACTTCTCATCAAGCCTTGCACAGCGTCCCTTGGTCCCAAGGATGCCGAGGTCCTCACCTCCATTCAGCGTGTAGAGATAACAGCAGTGCATCCTGGTAATATCCTCTATCGCCTCTTCCTTACTTACTTCCTTGTCCTTCTGTCTTTCTTCATTGCGTACAgtccttttcttccatcttcctctctttcattccttcttatttcctccttcctttctcattACTTTTTcgtcctttttctttcatctcttcctttcatctttttctttcctacttccCTTCCTTcgcttccttttccttttttgcctcaCCCTGCCCTAGCCTTGcttccccttctcttctgcttccaCCCTCATCTCTTCTATTCTTTTTCCCCTTTACCAAAAGATTTTCTACATGTCTACACCGCACTCGACATGAAGCACGGGCATGCCCTTTGGCAAGAGCTCTCATTCCTCTTCCCTGCCACCTTCCATCCCTCCAGGTGAGGAAACAACcttcctgctttcctgcagccaATGCAAGACACACAAACTGCCCCTGCActtcccatccctcccttctgGAAGAAGACCACACTCGTCAGCCCCCAGTCCTCTCAAGGACACAGCAAATAACAGAGCAAGGCAATCACATGGCAAAGAAAGATCATCACTGCTACATTAGAAAAGAATCCCCCACCCTCTGAAACACAAGCCTAAGCCCCACAGACTTGGACATCTCTGCCAGCAGGCTCCAAAGAGGCCAAATAACCCAGGGGAGTCTTTCTTTAGGGAACTCAAACCCATCACAGCCCAGCATGACGACCCTCCAGGAAGGCTGAAAAAGCAGGGGCCAACCACAGCTCCTAAGCACTCTTCATGTATCTCAATGAAGAGCTATTCTTCCAGCCTCCTTTTCCACCTGCGCGCTGAATGGCAAACTCTTGCATGCCCTTTCAGGCAGCATCCACTGCCAGAACAACACAGGGGCATTAGCCCCCACGGAATACCTCTCACTCATTAGCATGATCCACCTGTCACACAGACAAACAAAAGCCACAACAGTAACACCACAGCATTCTCACTGAGAACATCCCCTTGACTC
Coding sequences within:
- the LOC128134425 gene encoding LOW QUALITY PROTEIN: protocadherin alpha-6-like (The sequence of the model RefSeq protein was modified relative to this genomic sequence to represent the inferred CDS: inserted 4 bases in 2 codons); translated protein: MGVCWGPVVRVLVLQAAWALGGGQVRYSVPEEAKAGTVVGRLAQDLGLEAGEPEARRLRLVAQGRRASVEVSGASGALVVSSRLDREELCGKSAPCALRLEVLVERPLRVFHVELEVTDINDNAPLFPAARKNLTLPENSPPGSRFPLEGASDADVGANAQLSYTLSPSEQFGLEVKSKDENKILVVLVLRRPLDRETMPEHRLVLTASDGGRPSLTGTMELVISVLDANDNAPQFNQSVYKVQLPESAAPGTVFFQLTATDKDEGINREIHYSFSDTVPSKVQDLFIINRKSGEIRTAGDLDFEDVQSYDLEIDARDKGWPPLSGHCSVELEVLDVNDNAPEVWVTSLSVPVPEDAAVGTVVALLSVSDRDSGANGRVRCAVWPAAPFGLVATFAGSYSLVLREALDRERVSEYEVEVRAEDGGAPALRASRGLRVPVSDVNDNAPAFAQAVYTVLARENNAAGAELARLWARDPDEAGNGRVSYSVAEGVGGGAVAGGGWRAASSYVSVDAESGRLRALQPLDYEEVQVLQFEVRAVDAGEPPLCGNATVQLFVVDENDNAPALLPPAGGGPGGGAAGSAASGPGSGSGSGSGALWAWAAWGAPAGQVVAKIRAVDADSGYNAWLRYELWEPRGKGPFRVGLYSGEVSTARALEEADGPRQRLVIVVRDHGEPARSATATLSVSLVEGAEAALAAAGSSSSGAGLRPAAGAEGGAAAAAAAAAATNVWLVVAICAVSSLFLLAVVLYGASRWAPRAAVLSGPGPATLVCASEVGSWSYSQRQSRSLCVAEGAGKSDLMVFSPNFPPPPGPAAKETQPEPPALVDTVSGPXPLSPLAPSPFLWPLSPGPWAGAGGSRAQPPGPXRAAGAWRVLLKGVHGTFASLPERPGSRCGGGSKQGVAAPRSGGRPQLSFVVVAVGCCPAE